CTCTCTGGAGTTTCAGATGTCGGGCGAGGGTGCGTGTCAACAGGACCACACCCAAAAATCCATCCAGGCTCCGCCCACAAAGAAGTCCAGTGTGTATCCGGCTGACAGTGCTGAATCGCCGCTCTCCAGACCTCCAACGCTACACAAACAACCTCCTGCGCTACCACCCAAACCCTTCAACAGGCTACCTAATCACATTACAGGTAGGTTTGTCTCCGTGGCTCATGATTGCGTATGTGACTCGGTGTATGTACGTCCTCTCACACCTTCCGTCTCCGTGCAGACGGTGCCCCGGTGAAGTTGCCGTGTATGTCGATGAAGTTatctcctcctctacctccaaAGAAGCTCATGATCTCCGTACCTGCAGGGAGCATGGAGCCCTCTTCGCTCGCCTTCCAAAAATGCCCCGCCCCTCCCAGCCATGCTCCAATGGGCGGGCACTCCCTGCAGTACGGGACGCTACCTgtccccctccacccacccagcCGAATCATAGAGGAGCTCAACAAGACGCTGGCCCTCACCATGCAGAGGTTTGAGAGGTGAGGATCACACTGCGGAAGGTCTGACGATGCAGAGATCACATCTGTTGACATCAGTGTTCTGGTTTGTAGTTCGAGTAGTTTGGATCGCATTTAGTTGTATGAAGGTGGAGAGCAAAAGGGCGAAATCAAATCTCAGAACTCGTCAACTATCGTCTGATGACAGTTTAGGATGCAGATATCTGTCTATAAAGATAAGCTGAAGTGTCTTCCAGCCCTCTGGACCAACTCCATTCGGAGTGGACGGAAGAGGATATCATCATCTGTTATCCGACGGATGTATGAAGGAGAACTGGATACAGAGTTGTAGACAGGAAGCCCCGAAAACATTGACCActgcaccaagagacttttatATAAATCAGGGTCATACAACAGTCAATCAGTCCGAAGAttgagtttgaaatgttttattcagctcAAAAAAGTAATGAACATATAAAGAAAAACTATACTATATTAtaccatactatactatactttaCAACAATATGTGCTCAGGTTACCGCCGGTTTCTGCCATTGATAAAAtatcacagagagaaaactgtttATCACCTCCGGTGTCTGACGGAAGCGCACTGGTTACACCGCCTCTCCTGCACCGACTCACACCATCCATTCATCAATCTGATTGGTTGCCTGTCTGAAGGTTAATTTGCAACAAGCCCGGCTCTGCCCTAAGAGCACAGGAAAAGCTCAGTGATGTGCAGTTTGggtatttgtttttacaaatcaCTCTTTTATTTCCGAGTTTTGATTCGGTGTTTgtgtctcctgctgctgctgcttttctttccacaGGTTTGTTTTGAGAGTTTAGATAAATGACCAAACACAAATGATTCAAAAGCACCGCAGGGATTCTTAGTCATAACCACGTTGGTGGACTCCTGGCTCATATCGCACACGTACACAGCTGCTCTCCTGTTATTTCACGACTTCATGCAACACTGAGCACACACCTCTGACCTTTCGCCCTTTCCCACCAACCTGCAGCTCCATGATGCACGCCGTTCCCACGGTGATGATCGAGTGCGATGACAACAAAGAGAACCTCCCCAACGAGGCCGACTACGAGGACCTGCCCGGCATGTACaaggacgaggaagaggaggacgaggaagaggaggacgaggaggaagaagacgacgaggaggaagaggacgacgATGAGGAAGACGAGGATGATACATTGTTTACAAGTAGGTGATTTGACGTCTGCTCATACTGTGACCACAAATGGCTCTCCAACGGCACCGCCTGttgttattaattataataaacaatATGTGCATAATATGCATGTATGAGCACACGTGTTTCCATGTGGGAACACATGGCTGGAAGCTCACTGAGCGCCAGTTTGTCAGATATGTGAATAATTTATCACAGAACCACGTTAGTAGTTCATTTATTTAGCATATAATATGtaccctgtacagattgtaaagccctctgaggcaaatgtactttgtgactttgggctatacaaataaaattgatttgatttgatttgatataataTACACACGatatataaaacataagaaaaggagaaatgatTTGTGCTAATGAGAATTTTCTACTTGCACAGAGTGACCGATACATCTTTTCATTCAGTGgtttatttttgtgactttCTACTGAACACAGCCAAACACGTGGAGTTATGTCctaaacatgttttatactCTTTAACTTGTTTATGTTGTCTAGACCTCTGGACCAACTCCACTTTTATGCCTCAATTTGCTAAGTTGTCTGGCGTTCTCTCATTTTCATGAGGCACAGCGAGCTGTTGGTGCTCGCaaggtgattttaaaaaacacaaacaatatgcaAACTCTGAAAGTGAAGTAACTAACCTCAGGATGAAAGAGCACTGTAAGGTTGGAGGCGAATATAATGTTGCTGTAGAGTAGACAGACCTAAGATGGATATACGTGACACCACATTGTGCAAGTAGAGAATAAAAACCCAAGAAATGATTATAAAGACGTTTCACTAGATCAgaattaaagagagagacaaattaaagctgcagcagttGATTTTATTTGGCCAGGGGGCAGAAAAACCTCACAACAAGCTGAAGAACACACAGTTATCATGGCTAACATGTTGGCAAGCACCGAGGAGCGGCTCACAGGCGAGCCACTaacagtctgtctgctgtttggcgTTGGGCAGCTGATGCACAGCGAgttcagcctgctgctgctgctggaaacaaacCCAAACtgtgagctaaaagaggctcaAAAGCACCGCTGAGCTGCAGAGTTTGTGAGAAGTCTCTGTAGGTTTGTCGCTGCCAACAACCTCTTTCACACTCATCATCAACTATCGATCAGTGGAGCTTTACAAGACGACTGCTGAAAATAAACTCGGTCGATAAAGGCACAAAAGAATTATACAAAGATTCTGCCGTTGtagctgaaaataaacatcacattacactttgatgaaatatattaagcttcagaggaaacaaacacatacaagaCTGAGCCGAGTGTTTCATTATCTTAAATCTAAATTGATCACAAGATGGAGATGAGAAACATCCGGATCTGCCTGATATCCATGAGGGgaaccatgaaataaaaacaataacaataaaacaacaatgataAATAACTAGCAGAATTATGTCGAGTACCAGAAGTAAAAACATATCCAGGCTCCTCACAGTCAACTTATGAAATGAGAGTAACACACAGCCTTTATTTTGCTTCTTGTATGATCTCTGAAGGCACACTGGCCATGAAGGTGTTACGAAAGGACTCTCTGGCCATCAAACTGAGTAACCGTCCATCAAagagggagctggaggagaaaaacatCCTGCAGCTGCAGTCGGACCAAGAGAGACTCGAGTCTCGACAACAAACAGCCACCAAACTGACCAGGTGAGCCCAGTCTCCTCCGAACCGAGCGCTTGAACTCGCGTTAGCTGTGATCGATGCGACCCGGCTGCTCAGAGGGAGCAGATGATGGATGGTGAGTCATAACGGGAGGGAGGAGGCCGAGCTGAGAGCAGGGGGGAGATTAAAGCCGAGCAGCAGCTACAAGACACGGAGATGTGAGGAAAATAGAAAGTGGAGTACAGTGCGAGCGTGTGCAGACACAACGCCGTGCCCAAAATAATCATTCAGCATGATCTGTAATCATTCCTAATGTAGgattattaaaaattaaactgacctaaaggtccagtgtttcagATTTTGGGGTGCTCTGTACAGAAAATCTGCATAACGAGGTTTTCATTCGtttatgatcacctgaaaataagactcaTTATGTTATTGCATACTTTGGTGAATGCTGAAATTTAACTgttaagtaaaaacaaacttttaatatCAGATCATGTTCATTTgttgatatttgttttatttcattttaatttccttagtgagaaaatacaaataaccagccaatcagattgttttgtttgaccaaaatttctgaaattcaaagatatttaaaatgcaaTAACTTAAAACCAAATcctcagatttaaaaaattggGATCTTTGGTAATTGATTGACTCAGAATGAACTgatttcacttcatttaaatttaaattaaagtgtCTCGAAGTCTGATAAAAATGGGTTTAGCATGACGTTTGGACATTGGCTGAAATCTTAATTACATGGTTCAGTCTTGTTAAATACTGTAGACAAATCAGATGTTAATTATTTatgagaaaaacttttttttttttaagttttcatgGTATGAGGGCAATAACGCACTCCAAGTGTTCTGGTATAAGAAAATAACagtctgcagagaaaaagacGCTTCAGTGGAAATTACGTCGTTCCGTTTCTCCTTCACGTCCATTATTTTTGTACATCAGGACATATCGTCGTGTATTACCACTGAATTGGTGATTTTCTTCACttttaatgaaatacatttcttaCAGTTAGTAAGGATTTAATCACAGTGGTACCATCTACCCTGAAAAACATGCACTGTGAATTAGTGTTATCAGCCGAAGAAgattttcctcctcttctgtggtCATATTCTCTTTTTACTGAGTCAGTGCCTCTAAATTCACCATATACAACAGCACCACACGCAGTCAGCATGAGCAGAGCAACATTTCTGCCTGCTAACGATTTCACATAAATCAAGTAAATGATGATCTggagataaacacacataaaatgctgtaaaaatagatttcctgaaataaaagtcactgtttctttttcaggcGGTTGAGTCAGCGGCCGACAGC
Above is a window of Larimichthys crocea isolate SSNF chromosome XVII, L_crocea_2.0, whole genome shotgun sequence DNA encoding:
- the phactr1 gene encoding phosphatase and actin regulator 1 isoform X3, which produces MAAAPEEEVDRRPIRRVRSKSDTPYINEARISLHLETAEEVERLAAMRSDSLVPGTHTPPIRRRSKFANLGRLFKPWKWRKKKSEKFKQTSAVLERKMSTRQSREELIKKGVLKEVYEKDGACSAVREEVKMENGRSPVLGSGLSEPEGTELMEGAAAAVGSLEFQMSGEGACQQDHTQKSIQAPPTKKSSVYPADSAESPLSRPPTLHKQPPALPPKPFNRLPNHITDGAPVKLPCMSMKLSPPLPPKKLMISVPAGSMEPSSLAFQKCPAPPSHAPMGGHSLQYGTLPVPLHPPSRIIEELNKTLALTMQRFESSMMHAVPTVMIECDDNKENLPNEADYEDLPGMYKDEEEEDEEEEDEEEEDDEEEEDDDEEDEDDTLFTSTLAMKVLRKDSLAIKLSNRPSKRELEEKNILQLQSDQERLESRQQTATKLTRRLSQRPTAEELEQRNILKPRNDLEEQEEKREIKRHLSRKLSQRPTVEELREAKILIRFSDYVEVAEAQDYDRRADKPWTRLTAADKAAIRKELNEFKSTEMEVHESSRHFTRFHRP